One window from the genome of Synechococcus sp. PROS-7-1 encodes:
- a CDS encoding ABC transporter ATP-binding protein, whose product MRPVEQADSEQAALRFDRVSFCWPCGTRALDQCSIQIRSPGLWMLVGSNGSGKSTLFRMICGLLKPQSGQVHCALRPALVFQNPDHQLLLPSCGSELLLNLPSHLSRPEKSKRIQDLLEQVGLAGMAGRPIHTLSGGQKQRLAIAGSLASEANLLLLDEPTALLDTASQVSILATVQQLCHRSKSPLTALWVTHRLAELDHADGAARMENGRIGAWGSGTSLRRKLEPLAGRRA is encoded by the coding sequence ATGCGACCGGTGGAACAGGCCGACTCTGAGCAAGCAGCGCTTCGCTTTGATCGGGTCAGCTTCTGTTGGCCCTGCGGAACCAGGGCACTCGATCAATGCAGCATCCAGATCCGATCCCCCGGACTCTGGATGCTGGTGGGCAGCAACGGGAGCGGCAAGAGCACCCTGTTCCGGATGATCTGCGGCCTGCTCAAGCCGCAGAGCGGCCAAGTGCACTGTGCTCTGCGGCCTGCTTTGGTCTTCCAGAACCCCGACCATCAACTGCTGCTCCCGAGCTGCGGCAGCGAGCTTCTGCTCAATCTGCCGTCCCATCTCTCGAGGCCCGAGAAGTCCAAGAGGATTCAGGACTTGCTCGAGCAGGTCGGCCTGGCCGGTATGGCTGGCCGTCCGATTCACACCCTGAGCGGTGGGCAAAAGCAGCGCCTCGCCATTGCAGGGTCTCTCGCCAGCGAAGCCAATCTGCTGTTGCTCGACGAACCCACCGCCCTTCTCGACACGGCGAGCCAGGTCTCGATCCTGGCAACAGTTCAACAGCTCTGCCACCGCTCCAAAAGCCCTCTGACCGCACTCTGGGTCACCCATCGCCTCGCAGAGCTGGATCACGCCGATGGCGCTGCCCGCATGGAAAACGGGCGCATCGGAGCCTGGGGCAGCGGCACAAGCTTGCGACGAAAGCTCGAGCCTCTTGCGGGACGGAGGGCCTGA
- a CDS encoding response regulator transcription factor: MKPCILLIEDDRDMRELVSGHLEHSGFDVQSAEDGIKGQALALQYSPDLILLDLMLPKVDGLTLCQRLRRDDRTSGIPILMLTALGGTKDKVSGFNSGADDYLTKPFDLEELQVRIKALLRRSDRAPVGTSGNHHEILSYGPLTLVPERFEAIWFDKPVRLTHLEFELLHCLLQRHGQTVAPSLILKEVWGYEPDDDIETIRVHVRHLRTKLEPDPRKPRFIKTVYGAGYCLELPTGAQLEGLEDVLAQARQDREQNDQNNRASA, translated from the coding sequence ATGAAGCCCTGCATCCTGCTGATCGAAGACGACCGGGACATGCGCGAGCTGGTCAGCGGCCATCTCGAGCACAGCGGCTTTGACGTTCAAAGCGCTGAAGACGGCATTAAAGGCCAGGCTCTCGCCCTTCAATACAGCCCAGACCTGATTCTTCTCGACTTGATGCTCCCGAAAGTCGATGGGCTGACCCTCTGCCAGCGGCTCCGGCGCGATGACCGCACTTCGGGGATACCGATCTTGATGCTCACGGCACTTGGCGGGACCAAGGACAAAGTGAGCGGCTTCAACTCCGGCGCTGATGATTACCTCACGAAGCCCTTCGATCTCGAAGAGCTTCAGGTGCGTATCAAGGCCCTATTACGTCGGAGCGACCGGGCTCCTGTGGGCACATCCGGCAACCACCACGAAATTCTCAGCTACGGCCCGCTCACCTTGGTTCCTGAGCGCTTCGAAGCCATCTGGTTCGACAAGCCTGTCCGCCTCACCCACCTCGAATTCGAGCTACTGCACTGCCTGCTCCAGCGTCACGGCCAAACGGTTGCACCCTCTTTGATCCTCAAAGAAGTGTGGGGGTACGAGCCCGACGATGACATTGAAACCATCCGTGTTCATGTGCGTCACCTGCGCACCAAGCTCGAACCTGATCCCCGCAAACCCCGTTTCATCAAAACGGTCTACGGAGCTGGTTACTGCCTGGAACTTCCCACCGGCGCCCAATTAGAGGGTCTCGAAGATGTTCTTGCCCAGGCTCGGCAGGATCGTGAGCAGAACGATCAGAACAACCGCGCAAGCGCCTGA
- a CDS encoding DUF2079 domain-containing protein, producing MLAASLFAVVTLGLQLWKSWVLLAGYDQGIFQQVAWNSLHGHWFESSLSSQLSTNVVHAGQLPFVGYERLGQHFTPTLLLWAPLLVVFGSTALPVVQVGLITAAGLVLHRLATPRLPARTANWLVVAYFAGNALIGPTLGNFSDLCQLPLAVFVLMLGLLENRRALILTGALLMPLIREDTGVILVAIGVWLLVRSRERWRLALMLIAWGGGWVVVCTNVLMPLFSDDNSKRFMVENFGQYLGADPNKGSSSLGVLRRVLSQPALVAQQLIDPPGKTLRYLLGHSLPFLFVPLISLDTWLLAGPSLLGLFLAQGTNDPLAITIRYTWLVVPGFALGALFWWERRADPSPGPRMRLAWGTALALSLLLTLTSNPHRSLSLVMPDSIDPWIYAPPTKQWAHGLEAREALKVIPATASVAANTPLVPLLAQRRAIVRFPYATEYLDQNRQEQSVEWIAVDLSLLERYGMAFRRDWRQLKKSLAWIEANHQTYTPQAIRDGVVVLQRQGPRHPILDSELGTLLERPLPPSPSRRTKRS from the coding sequence GTGCTGGCGGCCAGCCTGTTTGCCGTTGTGACGCTCGGATTGCAGCTGTGGAAATCCTGGGTCCTGCTCGCCGGATACGACCAGGGAATTTTCCAACAGGTGGCATGGAACAGCCTGCATGGCCATTGGTTTGAGAGTTCCCTCTCCTCGCAACTCTCCACCAACGTTGTTCATGCCGGTCAGCTCCCATTCGTGGGTTACGAACGGCTCGGCCAACACTTCACACCCACCCTGCTGCTCTGGGCGCCACTGCTTGTCGTCTTCGGCTCCACTGCCCTTCCTGTTGTGCAGGTGGGCCTGATCACGGCTGCTGGCTTGGTGCTGCACCGACTGGCGACCCCACGCCTCCCAGCAAGAACGGCGAACTGGCTTGTAGTTGCCTACTTCGCAGGCAATGCGCTGATCGGACCCACCCTCGGCAATTTCTCCGATCTCTGCCAGCTGCCTCTGGCCGTGTTCGTGTTGATGCTCGGCTTGCTGGAGAACCGACGTGCCCTGATCTTGACAGGAGCCCTGCTTATGCCCCTGATCCGCGAGGACACAGGAGTGATACTCGTTGCCATTGGGGTATGGCTTCTTGTGCGATCCCGGGAGCGCTGGCGCTTGGCGTTGATGCTGATCGCCTGGGGTGGTGGCTGGGTTGTTGTTTGCACCAACGTGTTGATGCCGTTGTTCTCCGACGACAACAGCAAGCGCTTCATGGTGGAGAACTTTGGCCAGTACCTCGGCGCTGATCCGAACAAGGGGAGCAGCAGCCTCGGGGTGCTCAGGCGTGTCCTGAGCCAACCGGCCTTGGTTGCTCAGCAACTGATCGATCCACCAGGGAAAACCCTGCGATACCTGCTGGGCCACAGCCTGCCCTTTCTTTTTGTCCCCCTGATCAGTCTCGATACCTGGCTGCTCGCAGGTCCCAGCCTGTTGGGGCTGTTTTTAGCCCAGGGAACCAATGACCCCCTGGCGATCACCATTCGCTACACCTGGTTGGTGGTGCCCGGTTTTGCCTTGGGAGCCTTGTTCTGGTGGGAGCGCCGTGCTGATCCATCACCAGGACCACGCATGCGACTGGCTTGGGGAACAGCCCTGGCCCTATCGCTCCTGCTCACCCTGACCAGCAATCCCCACCGCAGCCTGTCCTTGGTGATGCCTGACAGCATCGACCCTTGGATTTACGCCCCACCGACGAAGCAATGGGCCCATGGGCTAGAGGCGCGGGAGGCCCTGAAAGTGATCCCAGCAACAGCCTCTGTGGCAGCGAACACGCCCCTGGTACCCCTGCTGGCCCAACGTCGGGCAATCGTGCGCTTTCCCTACGCCACCGAGTATCTGGATCAGAACCGCCAGGAGCAGAGCGTGGAGTGGATTGCCGTGGATCTCTCACTCCTGGAGCGCTACGGGATGGCGTTCCGAAGGGACTGGCGCCAACTGAAGAAAAGCCTGGCCTGGATTGAAGCAAACCATCAGACCTACACCCCGCAAGCCATCCGGGATGGCGTTGTCGTCTTGCAGCGGCAGGGACCGCGCCATCCCATCCTTGACAGCGAACTCGGCACACTGCTGGAACGCCCTCTTCCACCATCCCCCTCGCGGCGCACCAAACGCTCTTAA
- a CDS encoding glycosyltransferase family 39 protein yields MATVARATSQQTGLRWLLAVKDAGEPYLNKPPALHWLIGTSIQSWGEGEWAVRAVPALVSTLAVPLLVLLRRELSRDEQGERSALTAGLVLMTLLPMARHGRLAMLDGSLVSCSLMLWLGWLGSRRHGRYAVLAGLGCTGVLLLKPPALIGFAAIIVAIGVLERVSQQHLSRDPQPRAPSIPISRRFGLLLLGASPGLAWHLWHGWWRGLDALLMWGGQGLSRVTTVVEGNQGSWLVPITEVLEGGWPWLLLLPAGFRWAWHHRHERAGLWELGLLLGSAALVLPLRTQLPWYSHLLWPAIALLCGEGLSQLLASGKPRWVPLIWTGLGAGLLLAGSMTMLGVTDAFPPAPFLWAGVGLLMGGLWLRSLNKIRRLRGLMFLLIGWSLALLSLWYSRLWLWELNETWDPRPLAAVIRTVPDEDPVYLQGPTRPSLGWYSDRALRRHQSERPSERHWLITRKTPASCKQQTMSLDGDWQLWLCPATSASTQN; encoded by the coding sequence GTGGCCACTGTGGCTCGCGCCACATCCCAGCAAACCGGACTGCGCTGGCTGCTGGCCGTGAAGGATGCTGGCGAGCCCTATCTCAACAAGCCGCCTGCACTGCACTGGCTGATCGGCACAAGCATCCAGAGCTGGGGGGAAGGAGAATGGGCTGTGCGCGCAGTGCCGGCCCTGGTATCCACCCTGGCCGTGCCCTTGCTGGTGTTGCTGCGCAGGGAACTCAGCCGCGATGAGCAAGGAGAGCGATCAGCGCTGACTGCTGGATTGGTGCTGATGACCCTGCTGCCGATGGCACGCCATGGTCGTCTAGCAATGCTTGACGGAAGCCTCGTGAGTTGCAGCCTGATGCTGTGGCTGGGATGGCTGGGCAGCCGGCGGCATGGCCGCTACGCAGTGCTGGCGGGGCTGGGGTGCACCGGCGTGCTGCTGCTCAAGCCTCCAGCCCTGATCGGGTTCGCTGCGATCATCGTCGCAATCGGAGTGCTGGAAAGGGTGAGCCAGCAACACCTGAGCCGAGACCCGCAACCTCGAGCACCCAGCATCCCAATCAGCCGACGCTTCGGATTGCTGCTGCTTGGGGCTTCGCCTGGCCTCGCCTGGCATCTCTGGCATGGCTGGTGGCGTGGACTGGATGCCCTTCTGATGTGGGGTGGTCAGGGCCTGAGCCGGGTGACCACTGTGGTGGAAGGCAATCAGGGGAGCTGGCTCGTTCCCATCACGGAGGTGCTGGAGGGCGGATGGCCGTGGTTGTTGCTTCTGCCAGCTGGATTCCGCTGGGCGTGGCATCACCGCCATGAACGCGCCGGACTCTGGGAGCTGGGACTGCTCCTGGGTAGCGCTGCGCTTGTGCTTCCGCTGCGCACCCAGCTGCCCTGGTACAGCCATCTGCTCTGGCCGGCCATCGCCCTGCTCTGCGGTGAGGGACTGAGTCAACTGTTGGCGAGTGGCAAGCCCCGTTGGGTGCCACTCATCTGGACAGGGCTTGGCGCGGGTTTACTGCTAGCTGGCTCAATGACCATGCTCGGAGTCACCGACGCCTTCCCCCCCGCACCGTTCCTTTGGGCGGGCGTCGGGTTACTGATGGGAGGCCTCTGGCTGCGCTCACTCAACAAGATCAGGCGATTACGTGGTCTGATGTTTCTGCTGATCGGCTGGAGTCTGGCTCTACTCAGCCTTTGGTATAGCCGTCTCTGGCTTTGGGAATTGAACGAAACCTGGGATCCAAGGCCCCTCGCTGCCGTCATCCGCACAGTTCCAGACGAGGATCCGGTGTATTTGCAGGGACCAACCCGGCCTTCACTGGGCTGGTACTCCGATCGAGCCCTTCGCCGGCACCAATCGGAACGCCCTAGCGAACGCCACTGGCTGATCACCCGCAAAACGCCCGCATCCTGCAAACAACAGACGATGTCACTCGACGGTGATTGGCAATTGTGGCTTTGTCCTGCAACATCGGCATCCACACAGAACTGA
- a CDS encoding DNA polymerase III subunit delta' — protein sequence MASALFADLHGQPLATQLLQSALELQRLAPAYLFSGPDGVGRRLAALRFMEGVLGGGSQDPRERRRLEERNHPDLLWVEPTYSHQGRLISRSEAEAAGVNRRTPPQVRLEQIRDLGRFLARQPLESARGLVVLEQPEAMAEGAANALLKTLEEPGHGLLILLSAAPDRLLTTIRSRCQQIRFTRLPEGAMHAVLAQLPDGSGHQALEIAAAEPELVALASGSPGALLEHVRVWGTIPEDLRERLKRRPQTPLAALALARDLCEQLEGEQQLWLISWWQTVLWRQELSRASVERLNRLRQQLLSFVQPRLAWEVTLLNLISVPTP from the coding sequence ATGGCCAGCGCGTTGTTTGCTGATCTTCATGGCCAGCCCCTTGCCACCCAGTTGCTGCAATCCGCCTTAGAGCTTCAGCGCCTTGCACCGGCGTATTTGTTCAGCGGCCCTGACGGTGTGGGTCGCAGGCTTGCTGCCTTGCGCTTCATGGAAGGTGTGCTTGGTGGCGGCAGCCAAGACCCCAGGGAGCGCCGACGTCTTGAAGAGCGCAACCATCCAGATCTGCTTTGGGTGGAGCCCACCTACAGCCATCAGGGGCGTCTCATCTCCAGGTCTGAAGCTGAAGCCGCTGGCGTGAACAGGCGCACACCGCCTCAAGTTCGTTTGGAGCAAATTCGTGATCTCGGTCGTTTTCTGGCTCGACAGCCCTTGGAGTCGGCGCGAGGGCTGGTGGTCCTTGAGCAACCGGAGGCGATGGCGGAGGGGGCGGCCAATGCCTTGCTCAAGACCCTTGAAGAGCCGGGCCACGGATTGTTGATCCTGCTATCGGCTGCCCCTGATCGCTTGCTGACCACCATCCGCTCTCGATGCCAGCAGATTCGTTTCACTCGGTTGCCAGAAGGTGCGATGCATGCCGTGCTGGCCCAGCTGCCTGATGGATCCGGTCACCAAGCTCTGGAGATTGCTGCAGCTGAGCCTGAGCTTGTGGCTCTGGCGTCAGGCTCTCCTGGAGCACTGCTCGAACACGTGCGTGTTTGGGGCACGATTCCGGAGGACTTAAGGGAGCGCCTGAAGCGTCGCCCGCAAACCCCCCTGGCTGCGCTCGCTCTTGCGAGGGATCTCTGCGAACAGCTGGAGGGAGAGCAGCAGCTCTGGTTGATCAGTTGGTGGCAAACCGTTCTCTGGAGACAGGAACTCAGCAGGGCGTCTGTGGAACGCCTGAATCGCCTGCGTCAGCAGCTGTTGTCGTTTGTGCAGCCTCGTTTGGCCTGGGAAGTGACTCTTCTTAATTTGATCAGCGTTCCGACCCCTTGA
- the psbD gene encoding photosystem II D2 protein (photosystem q(a) protein), which yields MTIAVGRAPQRGWFDVLDDWLKRDRFVFVGWSGILLFPTAYLAIGGWLTGTTFVTSWYTHGIASSYLEGCNFLTAAVSTPADAMGHSLLLLWGPEAQGDFVRWCQLGGLWAFVALHGAFALIGFMLRQFEIARLVGIRPYNAIAFSGPIAVFVSVFLMYPLGQSSWFFAPSFGVAAIFRFLLFLQGFHNWTLNPFHMMGVAGILGGALLCAIHGATVENTLFEDGEQANTFKAFEPTQEEETYSMVTANRFWSQIFGIAFSNKRWLHFFMLFVPVMGLWTSSIGIIGLALNLRAYDFVSQEIRAAEDPEFETFYTKNILLNEGLRAWMAPADQPHENFVFPEEVLPRGNAL from the coding sequence ATGACGATCGCTGTAGGACGCGCGCCACAGCGGGGATGGTTTGACGTCCTCGATGACTGGCTCAAGCGCGACCGCTTCGTATTTGTCGGCTGGTCCGGCATTCTTCTCTTCCCAACGGCCTATCTGGCCATCGGTGGCTGGCTCACTGGCACCACCTTTGTCACCTCCTGGTACACCCACGGCATCGCCTCGTCGTACCTGGAAGGTTGCAACTTCCTCACCGCTGCTGTGTCCACCCCCGCTGATGCGATGGGTCACAGCCTGCTTCTTCTCTGGGGCCCTGAGGCCCAGGGCGACTTCGTTCGCTGGTGTCAGCTCGGCGGCCTCTGGGCCTTCGTGGCACTCCACGGCGCCTTCGCTCTGATCGGCTTCATGCTTCGTCAGTTCGAGATTGCTCGTCTGGTGGGCATCCGCCCTTACAACGCCATCGCCTTCTCCGGTCCGATTGCGGTGTTCGTCAGCGTCTTCCTGATGTACCCCCTCGGCCAGAGCAGCTGGTTCTTCGCGCCCTCCTTCGGTGTGGCTGCGATCTTCCGCTTCCTCCTCTTCCTCCAGGGCTTCCACAACTGGACCCTGAATCCCTTCCACATGATGGGCGTGGCCGGCATCCTCGGCGGCGCACTGCTGTGTGCCATTCACGGCGCAACAGTGGAAAACACCCTGTTTGAGGACGGCGAGCAGGCCAACACCTTCAAGGCGTTCGAGCCCACTCAGGAAGAAGAGACCTATTCCATGGTCACCGCCAACCGCTTCTGGAGCCAGATCTTCGGAATTGCGTTCTCCAACAAGCGCTGGCTGCACTTCTTCATGCTGTTCGTGCCTGTGATGGGCCTGTGGACCAGCTCCATCGGCATCATCGGCCTGGCCCTCAACCTGCGCGCCTACGACTTCGTGTCGCAGGAGATCCGCGCTGCAGAAGATCCCGAATTCGAGACCTTCTACACCAAGAACATCCTTCTCAATGAAGGTCTGCGTGCCTGGATGGCACCGGCTGACCAGCCGCACGAAAACTTCGTCTTCCCTGAAGAGGTTCTGCCTCGCGGCAACGCTCTCTGA
- a CDS encoding iron uptake porin: MKLFQQLLVAPAALGLLAPMAANATELNINGVSDYAESGEQVTSITQFSDVYPTDWAYQALSNLIERYGCVAGYPNGTYRGNRAMTRFEAAALLNACLDRVTEVTDELKRLMKEFEKELAILKGRVDGLEARVGELEATQFTTTTKLKGQTTFVTGAVTAGGDDGSKYIYDTNATYFDDSADAVKQIGKVQRKNRNTKFNKNGTNGGANAYNRNYGAFTFNYDQRLKLNTSFTGKDLLVARLRTGNFSKSGNGNAFGGSGVNLTALDIATDSGVQDEKANIVTLDRLFYKFPVGKEFTVIAGALARNTESIALWPSVYNKGASKILDWTALMGTSGVYNKETGQLIGAYWKQKVDKGQNAFSVSVNYVADDGNGNSTDPTTGGFLTDNSEASFLAQIGYAGPQWGLAFGYRYGQCDSGNGYRRGTEFAKQDKWNNNCFYQPTKTVNVDGTKYAVPNGDPKKRGGASTNSYALNAYWQPENPGFIPSISVGWGINQNTTSNKVGGTPVNSQSWMVGLKWDDVFLKGNDLGFAVGQPTFATGLESCDGKRSDKREVCGSTPFDGNYVFELFYNFQVTDNIKVTPAIFYLSRPMGQYTNNLVENGQGYDGQFNVFGGLIQTTFKF, translated from the coding sequence ATGAAACTTTTCCAGCAACTGCTGGTGGCACCTGCAGCCCTGGGCCTTCTGGCTCCCATGGCCGCCAACGCCACTGAGCTGAACATCAACGGTGTGTCCGACTACGCCGAGTCCGGCGAGCAGGTCACCAGCATCACTCAGTTCTCCGATGTGTATCCCACCGACTGGGCATACCAGGCACTGAGCAACCTGATCGAGCGCTACGGCTGCGTCGCTGGTTATCCCAACGGCACTTACCGCGGCAACCGGGCAATGACCCGCTTTGAAGCGGCTGCCCTGCTGAATGCCTGTCTCGACCGCGTCACCGAAGTGACCGACGAGCTCAAGCGCCTGATGAAGGAGTTCGAGAAGGAACTCGCCATCCTCAAGGGCCGTGTTGACGGTCTGGAAGCCCGCGTGGGCGAGCTGGAAGCGACCCAGTTCACCACCACCACCAAGCTGAAGGGTCAAACCACCTTCGTGACTGGTGCTGTGACCGCCGGCGGTGACGACGGTTCCAAGTACATCTACGACACCAACGCCACCTACTTCGACGACTCTGCTGACGCTGTCAAGCAGATCGGCAAGGTGCAGCGCAAGAACCGCAACACCAAGTTCAACAAGAACGGCACCAACGGTGGAGCCAACGCCTACAACCGCAACTACGGCGCCTTCACTTTCAACTATGACCAGCGCCTGAAGCTGAACACCAGCTTCACCGGTAAGGACCTGCTGGTTGCCCGTCTGCGTACTGGTAACTTCAGCAAGAGCGGTAACGGCAACGCCTTCGGTGGTTCCGGTGTGAACCTGACCGCTCTCGACATCGCCACCGACTCCGGTGTGCAGGACGAGAAGGCCAACATCGTCACCCTCGACCGTCTGTTCTACAAGTTCCCGGTTGGCAAAGAGTTCACCGTGATCGCCGGTGCACTGGCTCGTAACACCGAGTCCATCGCTCTCTGGCCTTCTGTTTACAACAAGGGTGCCTCCAAGATCCTCGACTGGACTGCTCTGATGGGCACCAGCGGTGTTTACAACAAGGAGACCGGACAGCTGATCGGTGCCTACTGGAAGCAGAAGGTCGACAAGGGCCAGAACGCTTTCAGCGTGTCTGTCAACTACGTTGCTGACGACGGCAACGGCAACTCCACCGATCCCACCACTGGTGGTTTCCTGACCGACAACTCCGAGGCCAGCTTCCTGGCTCAGATCGGTTATGCCGGTCCTCAGTGGGGTCTGGCGTTCGGTTACCGCTACGGCCAGTGCGACAGCGGCAACGGCTATCGCCGTGGCACCGAGTTCGCCAAGCAGGACAAGTGGAACAACAACTGCTTCTATCAGCCCACTAAGACTGTCAACGTTGACGGCACCAAGTACGCCGTCCCCAACGGTGATCCCAAGAAGCGTGGTGGTGCTTCCACCAACAGCTACGCGCTGAACGCCTACTGGCAGCCCGAGAACCCTGGTTTCATCCCTTCCATCTCTGTGGGCTGGGGCATCAACCAGAACACCACCAGCAACAAGGTTGGCGGCACTCCCGTCAACAGCCAGAGCTGGATGGTTGGCCTGAAGTGGGACGACGTGTTCCTGAAGGGCAACGACCTCGGCTTCGCTGTGGGTCAGCCCACCTTCGCCACCGGCCTCGAGTCCTGCGACGGCAAGCGCAGCGACAAGCGTGAAGTTTGTGGTTCCACCCCCTTCGACGGCAACTACGTCTTCGAACTGTTCTACAACTTCCAGGTCACCGACAACATCAAGGTCACCCCTGCGATCTTCTACCTGTCCCGCCCCATGGGTCAGTACACCAACAACCTGGTGGAGAACGGTCAGGGCTACGACGGTCAGTTCAACGTGTTCGGCGGTCTGATCCAGACCACCTTCAAGTTCTGA
- a CDS encoding iron uptake porin: protein MKLFQQLLVAPAALGLLAPMAANATELNINGVSDYAESGEQVTSITQFSDVYPTDWAYQALSNLIERYGCVAGYPNGTYRGNRAMTRFEAAALLNACLDRVTEVTDELKRLMKEFEKELAILKGRVDGLEARVGELESTQFSTTTKLKGKSTFVIGANSFGGDAKQLNISQGDELIGGVPAGLLGRLVDQRFENVDDRKKAKEALKKGGKIKLANGNEIEVTKADLADKAAANLGAAVFNYDLQLELLTSFTGKDLLKTRLRTGNFQNSAFGFNAPTGIGSPFGGQFKTPSGMEAAFEEGVAGNAIIVDRLFYQFPLGSNFTVTAGGQVRQDDMLAVWPSAYPADTVLDFFTYAGAPGTYNLNLGSGAGIWWENDGFSVSANYVSSNGNESDPRIAGIATDGASGTGTVQIAYAKDNWGLAAAYNYSSENFGNMYQGTATPLATEVGGLGNTNSVGVSAYWSPEDPGWIPSISVGWGLNSTSGTNDSTLFGYDFDSATTQSWSVGLQWADVFLKGNMAGMAVGQQGFVTALDLSNDGDRFRSASDVEETLVRDGQYAWEWWYMFQVTDNITVTPAIFYLSRPFGTTTQGETFNQFGGLVKTTFQF from the coding sequence ATGAAACTTTTCCAGCAACTGCTGGTGGCACCTGCAGCCCTGGGCCTTCTGGCTCCCATGGCCGCCAACGCCACTGAGCTGAACATCAACGGTGTGTCCGACTACGCCGAGTCCGGCGAGCAGGTCACCAGCATCACTCAGTTCTCCGATGTGTATCCCACCGACTGGGCATACCAGGCACTGAGCAACCTGATCGAGCGCTACGGCTGCGTCGCTGGTTATCCCAACGGCACTTACCGCGGCAACCGGGCGATGACCCGCTTTGAAGCGGCTGCCCTGCTGAATGCCTGTCTCGACCGCGTCACCGAAGTGACCGACGAGCTCAAGCGCCTGATGAAGGAGTTCGAGAAGGAACTCGCGATTCTCAAGGGCCGTGTTGACGGTCTGGAAGCCCGCGTGGGCGAGCTGGAATCCACCCAGTTCTCCACCACCACCAAGCTGAAGGGCAAAAGCACCTTCGTGATTGGTGCCAACTCCTTCGGCGGTGATGCCAAGCAACTCAACATTTCTCAAGGTGATGAGTTGATTGGAGGAGTCCCTGCTGGTCTTCTGGGTCGGCTTGTTGATCAGCGCTTTGAAAATGTAGACGATCGAAAAAAAGCTAAGGAAGCCTTGAAAAAGGGCGGCAAGATTAAGTTGGCTAATGGCAATGAAATTGAAGTAACCAAGGCTGATTTGGCTGATAAAGCTGCTGCCAATCTTGGTGCAGCCGTTTTCAACTACGACCTTCAGCTGGAACTCCTGACCAGTTTCACCGGTAAGGATCTCCTCAAGACCCGTCTGCGCACCGGTAACTTCCAGAACAGCGCTTTCGGCTTTAATGCGCCGACTGGAATCGGAAGCCCCTTTGGTGGTCAATTCAAAACTCCCTCAGGCATGGAAGCTGCCTTTGAGGAAGGAGTTGCCGGTAACGCCATCATTGTTGACCGACTCTTTTATCAATTCCCCCTCGGCAGTAATTTCACTGTCACTGCCGGTGGTCAAGTCCGTCAGGACGACATGCTGGCTGTGTGGCCGAGTGCTTATCCAGCTGACACCGTCCTCGACTTCTTCACCTATGCCGGTGCTCCGGGTACTTACAACCTGAACCTCGGTTCCGGTGCTGGTATCTGGTGGGAGAACGATGGCTTCAGCGTGAGTGCCAACTACGTGTCGAGCAACGGCAACGAGTCAGACCCAAGGATCGCTGGTATCGCCACTGATGGAGCCTCGGGAACTGGAACCGTTCAAATCGCTTACGCCAAGGACAACTGGGGCCTTGCAGCTGCCTACAACTACAGCTCCGAGAACTTCGGAAACATGTATCAGGGCACTGCGACACCGCTTGCGACTGAAGTCGGCGGTCTCGGTAACACCAACTCCGTGGGTGTCAGTGCTTACTGGTCTCCTGAAGACCCAGGTTGGATTCCTTCAATTTCCGTCGGTTGGGGTCTGAACTCAACCAGCGGTACTAACGACTCCACCCTGTTTGGCTATGACTTCGACTCAGCCACCACTCAGTCCTGGTCTGTGGGTCTTCAGTGGGCCGATGTGTTCCTGAAGGGCAACATGGCTGGTATGGCTGTCGGTCAGCAGGGCTTTGTAACAGCCCTGGATCTCTCGAACGACGGCGACCGGTTCAGAAGTGCTTCGGATGTCGAAGAGACTCTGGTTCGTGACGGTCAGTACGCCTGGGAATGGTGGTACATGTTCCAGGTCACCGACAACATCACGGTCACCCCTGCGATCTTCTATCTCAGCCGTCCTTTCGGAACGACAACCCAGGGTGAAACCTTCAATCAGTTCGGCGGTCTTGTGAAGACCACTTTCCAGTTCTGA